Within the Gordonia westfalica genome, the region CTGCCCAACGTCGACGATCTGCCCGAGGAAGTCCTCCAGGATCCGGTGTGGGAGAGGTCGGGTCACACCGAACGCGGCCGCGACGGATGCCGGGTCCCGTTGCCGTGGCAGGGCACCGAGCCCCGTTCGGCTTCAGCACATCGGCCGACACCTGGCTGCCGATGCCGGAGTCGTGGCGATCGCTGACCGCGGAGGCGCAACTCGAGGACGTGGGCTCGATGCTGTCGCTGTACCGGGCGGCCATCGAATTGCGTTACAACCGGCCGGAATTCGCCGGCGACTCGATCGACTGGTACGAATCGCCGGAGGGATGCCTGGCATTCCGGCGGTCCGAGGGGTTCCTGATCTGCGCCCTGAATGCGGGCGACGTCCCGGTTCCGCTACCGCCGGGCGAGCTGCTGCTGATCAGTTCGCCGCTGGTCGACGGCATGCTGGCGCCCGACGCCGCCGCCTGGCTGGTCTAGCGAACCGGCCTAGAGGACCGTCACCGACAGGTCCCGATGACGACGCTGGTACACCGAGCCGTACCGGGCGTCAATCCGGATCCAGGCCGCCGACAAGCGGATTCGGACCGGCTCGGCGACGTCGATGTCGTCGACGGGTGAGGTCTCGGTGACCGCACGCCCGTCGCGGTCGCGGATGAACCCCATCCCGGTCAGGGCGAAGAGCGACCGCATGGTGATCGCCGCACGCAGCGCGCCGTCCTCGGTCGAGACCTCCAGCACGTCCTGGTCGAGCAACCCCGTGGCGGGTCCATGGGCACTCCCCTCGTCGCGCGCCACGCGGGCACCGTCACGAGCCAGGCCGACCACGCTGCGCGCGGGCACGTCGTCGACGTGCCGGTAGCCGACCGTCGCGGGAAGCGCTCCACGCCAAGCGGAGTCGAGGGAGAACCCGGGATCGATCTGCGCGCCTGCGGGGGCGGCGGCGAGCGCCGAGTGCAGCGACGCGGCGTCGCAGACCAGGTCGGCCGGCGCCACCCGTCCCGAGACCGCACGGGTCGCGAGCACCTCGAAGCCGGTGTGCGTCCAGAGCGCGATGAGGCCGTCGGAGCGTGCGACGACACGGACCACGGCGGCGTCGTCGAGTCGGCCGGCATGCGCGAGGAACGCCGACGCGTTGGACCGATCCGACTCCGCGATCTGGATGAACCGTTCCATCAGCGTGGGTTCGCGGACGTGTCGTCGGAGCGGCGGAAGGAGTTCAGGTAGTCCTTCTGCTCCGGGCTGAGGCGGGCGATGCGCTGTCCCGCGACGTCGAAGGCGACGAGTTGGGTGCTGGCGACGACGGCCGGTTTCGATGCGGGATCGGCACCGGCCGCACGGACCTCGTAGCCGACGGTGAAGTCGACGGCACGCAGTCGCTCGACGTACATGGTGACCTCGATCGGCCCCTCCGAGTGCCGCAGCTGCGCCTGGTACTTCACGTGCAGGTCGGCCACGAGGCAGCCGTCGCGCAGCGGCGCGGTGGGCCGGCCGTCGAGGAACAGCCACGGGATGCGCGCCTCCTCGAGGAGCGTGACCATCCTGGCGTGGTTGATGTGCTGGTACACGTCCATGTCCGACCATCGCACCGGGACCTTCACCACGTAGCCGGCGGCCGTCGCGATCCCCGCGTCCTCGTTGAGCACGTGCTCACATCCCCTGTTCGATCGGAATCTCCTGAACGACGCAGCCGGGCGTCGCGGACTCCAACCCTACGCACGGGACACCGCGGCGGGCTCAGGCCGGGCCGATCTCGACCCGCAGGCCGTTGAGGACGGCCGTCCCCGAGAGCGGATCGAGCCGCGTCCCGTCGTTGAGGGCGTTCACGTTGACGCCCGGTTCGGCGGCTGCCACGTGGAGTCGGGATTCGGCGTCGTCGTGGCCCCAACCGTGTGGGATCGACGCGACGCCGGGTTTGATGTCCGCGGTGACCTCGACCGGGACGGTCAGTGATCCGCCTGCGCCGCGAACCGTCGCGAGCCCGTCGATGCCCAGTCGCATCGCATCGTCCGGATGGATCTGCAGGGTGCACCGGTTGGTGCCGCCGGTGAGCGCGGGCAGGTTGTGCATCCAGCTGTTGTTGGAGCGCAGGTGCCGGCGACCGACGAGGAGCAGTGCGGCCTGATCGTCGGGGTCCTGTTCGGTGTCGACGGCGGCGCGGAGGCGGGCGAGGTCGCCGATCAGCGGGTCCGGCGCCAGCTCGACCTTCCCCGACGCGGTGCGGAGAATCCCGGGCAGGCGCGGCCGCATGGGTCCGAGGTCGATGCCGTGCGGAGCTGCCAGGACGTCGGCGAACGTCAGCCCCTCCCGGGCGCCGAAGGCGTCGCCGTGGGCGCCGATGCGCATCATCATGTCGAGGCGGCGCTGATGGCCCGGGGCTTCGGGAAGCATCGCCACGAGCGACGCCACCTCACGGCCGGCCACCGGCGAATGCGGATCGGTCACCTCCTTGGCCAGGGTGGCGGCGATGACCTGCTCGTCGACGAGACCGGGATCGGCGTCGACGCCCACCCCGGAGAGGCCCAGGATCAGGCGACAGACGATCTCGGCCTCGTCGGGCCGGCCGTCGGGAAGCGGCAGCACCGGCTGCGAGTAGCGCGCGGTGGCCTGCACGGCCAGATTGTTGAGGATCGCGTCGTAGTGCGGACTCTGCGAGGGCCGCGGCGGCGGCAGGATGACGTCGGCGTGCCGGGTGGTCTCGTTCAGGTACGGGTCGACGCACACGACGACGTCGGCGGAGCCGAGTGCGGTGGCGAGCCGGCCGCCGTTGGGCGCGGACAGCACGGGGTTGCCGGCGAGCGTGACCAACGCCCGCAGCCTCCCGTCACCGGGGGTCTCGAACTCCTCGGCCATCGCGACCGCGGGCAGCTCCCCCGCCACCTCGGGATGCCCCGACACCCGGCTGCGCCAGCGACCGGTCCGGAAACCCCGCCCCGGTCCCGGCGGGCGGGGTGCCGGCGCGGTCGGCGCCGTCGGGAACATGACACCGCCCGGGCGGTCGAGGTTGCCGGTCAGGATGTTCACCACGTCGATGAGCCAGCTCCCGAGCGTGCCGAACTCGACCGCCGTGGTGCCCAGACGCCCGTAGACCGCTGCCGACGGCGATGCTGCGATCGCACGGGCGAGCCCGCGGATGTCCTCCGCCGGTACATCGCAGTACGATGCGACCCGCTCGGGTGTGAGATCACTGATCTCCCTGCGTAATTCGTCGACGCCCTGCACGTACTGCCCGATACCGCCGAGGTCGTCGACGACCAGCCCCTCGTCGAACAGGCAGGTGACGACGCCGGCCAGCAGCGCGGCGTCGGTACCCGGTCGAGGTGCCAGGTGGGTGTCGGCGAGCCGGGCGGTGCGGGTGCGGGCCGGGTCGATCACCGTCAGACGGCCCCCGCGATGCCGCAGGGCTTTCAGCTTGCCGGGGAAGTCGGCGGCGGTGGTCATGCTCCCGTTGGAGACAACGGGATTCGCCCCGATTATCACCAGGTGGTCGGTGCGGTCGAGGTCGGGCACGGCGAAGGTCCCGGCGTGACCGAAGAGGTATCCCGTCGCGGCCTGTTTGGGTATCTGGTCGAGAGTGCCGGCGCTGAAGACGTTGCGGGTGCCGAGGGCACGGGCCAGCAGGGGCGCGTACATCGTGCCCGCGATGGTGTGGGCCGACGGGTTGCCGAGGTAGAAACCGACCGACGATCCGCCGTGCTCGGCGATGACCGTCCGGAGCCGGGAGACGGCGACGTCGAGCGCCTCGTCCCAATCGACCTCGACGAATCGTCCGTCACGTTTGACGAGTGGGCGCGCGAGACGGTCGGGGTCGTTGTCGAGCTCCGGAAAGCTCGCACCCTTCGGACAGATGTAGCCGTGGCTGAACACGTCGTCGGTGTCGCCGCGCGCGCCGCTGACGTGTTCACGGTGGTGCCCGGCGTGTTCGTCCATCGGGCCGCCGTGGGTGTCGATGACGAGGGTCAACCCGCAGGTTGCCTCGCAGAGCGGACAGATTCGAGGTGCCGTGCGCGTCATGAACCCACGCTAGGCCCGGGCATCGGGTCGGCGTGGGCGAAGCCGCTCATCCGATCACCGCGGCGAAGCCGCTCATCTGATCACACTGCGGAGCTGCCGCGCGGCGACCGACAGGGTCGCGAGGTCGAGCGTTCCGGTCTCCTCGATCTCCTCCAGCACGGTGCGCACCCGGTTCAGCCGGTTGGAATGCGAGGACTCCCATTCGGCGATCTTGTCCGCCGACGATTCGTCGGGCTCGCTGACCTCCAGGATCTTGAGTGTCAGAGCCCGCAGCGCACCGTGCATGTCGTCGCGCAGTGCGAGTCGGGCGAGCGCATGCCAGCGGTCCCCGTAATCGAGGGTGGACACCGCGGTGAGTAGTCCCTCGAGACCGAAATGTTCCATCACCGCGAAATAGAGTTCACCGGCTTCTTCCGGGGCGCGATCGGCGATCTCGGCGGCGTCGATGATGTCGAGGAGGCAGAAGCGGTGGAGGCTTGCGGCGACGGTCTGCGCGAGGTCCTCGGGGACGCCCTGGTCGATGTAGGTGCGCGCACGATCGGCGATGTCGCGTCGTGAACTCTCGCCGAACCAGGCTCCGGCCACGTCCGACAGCCGCGTGACACGGCCGGTGTAGCGGGTGACCTCGGCGGCCATGGCGAGGGGCTGGGGCCGGAAGGCGAGGAGCCACCGCGACGCCCGGAACACCAACCGCCGGGCGTAGAGCATCATCTCGTCGACGACCTCGACCGGCGCCGGGGAATGCCGGATGCGTTCGAAGACGTCGGACATCCCGAAGATCTCGTTGGACACGACGTAGGCGCGGACACCTTCCTCCGTGGTGCAGCCGCTGCCCTCGCCCAAGCGAAACAGGTGCGTCATCCCGGCGTGCGCGATGACGTCGTTGACCAGGGTCGTCGCCACGATCTGGCGTCGTAGCCGGTGACCGGCGATGGCGTCATCGCACTTCTCGCGCAAGGCCTCCGGGAAGTACCGGGCCACCCGTTGTGCGAACACGTCGTTGTCGGGCAGGTCGCTCGCGAGGAGATCCGACTTCGCCTCGAGCTTGACGTGGGCCATGAGCGTGGCGAATTCGGGTGAGGTGAGACCCCGGTGCAGCTCCCCGTCGAATCGCTTGCGCAACTCACGCGGTTCCGGGAGCGCCTCGAGCCGGAGGTCGATGCCGCGCTCCCGCGAGAGTTTGTCGAGCATCCGGGCGTGCACCTCCACCCGCTTGAGTTCGAAGGTGCGGCAGAAACCGAGCTCGGCGTTCTGTGAGATGTTGTCGGCGAGAACGAGATCGGCGACATCCTCGGTCATCGATTCGAGCAGCGGATCGCGATCGCCGGGTTCGAGTACACCGGTCGACACCGCCGAGTCGAGCAGGATCTTGATGTTCACCTCGTGGTCCGAGCAGTCGACGCCCGCCGAGTTGTCGAGTGCGTCGGTGTTGATCCGGCCGCCCGCGAGGTCGAACTCGATCCGCCCGCGTTCGGTGACCCCGAGGTTGCCGCCCTCCCCGATCACCTTGGCGCGCACCTGGTCTCCGTCGACACGGATCGCGTCGTTCGACTTGTCGCCGACCTCCCCGTGCGATTCGGTCGACGCCTTGACGTAGGTGCCGATCCCGCCGTTCCACAGCAGGTCGACCGGCGCGAGCAGGACCGCCCTGATCAGATCCGGTGGCGAGAGCTCGGCGACACCCTCGTCGATGCCGAGCGCGGCCGCCATCTCCGCGCTGACCGGGATGGACTTGCGGTCACGAGACCACACGCCGCCACCCGCGCTGATCAGGTCAGCGTCGTAGTCGGCCCACGATGACCGCGGCAGCTCGAACAGTCGGCGCCGCTCGGCGTATGACCGATCCGCGACCGGGTCCGGGTCGATGAAGATGTGCCGGTGGTCGAAGGCCGCCACGAGCCTGATGTGCTCGCTGAGCAGCATCCCGTTGCCGAAGACGTCACCGGACATGTCGCCGATCCCGGCGACGGTGAAGTCCTGCGACTGGGTGTCGACGTCCATCTCGCGGAAGTGCCGTTTCACCGACTCCCAGGCACCGCGCGCGGTGATGCCCATGGCCTTGTGGTCATAGCCGGCCGAACCGCCGGAGGCGAACGCGTCGCCGAGCCAGAAGTCGTAGGACTTCGACACCTCGTTGGCGATGTCGGAGAACGCCGCGGTGCCCTTGTCGGCGGCCACGACCAGGTAGGTGTCGTCGGAGTCGAGCCGCACCACGTCCCGCGCCGGGATGATCTCCCCGGTCGTGCGATCGATGTTGTCGGTAATGTCGAGCAGGCCCGCGATGAACTGCCGGTAGCAGGTAATCCCCTCCTCGCGGTGCGCATCCCGGTCTGCTCCGGGGTCCCCGGTCGGCGCGGGCGGCCGTTTGACGATGAAGCCGCCCTTCGCGCCGAGCGGGACGATGACGGCGTTCTTCACCGCCTGGGCCTTCACCAGGCCGAGGATCTCGGTGCGGAAGTCCTCCTTGCGGTCCGACCAGCGCAGCCCGCCGCGAGCCACCGCACCGAACCGCAGGTGGACACCTTCGACGCGGGGCGAATACACGAAGATCTCGTGCAGCGGTCGGGGCTCGGGGGTCTGCGGGATCTCCCGGGGCCGCAGCTTGAACGAGATGACCGGGCAGTATTCACCATCCCGACCACCGACCCGGACGAAGTAGTTGGTCCGTGACGTCGCGGTCATGACCGCGGCGAACGCGGACACGATCCGGTCGGCGTCGAGGCTCAGCACCGTGCCGATGTCGGCGTGGAGCCGCTCACTCACACTCTCCCGGCGTTCGGGATCGGCGGCCGACGGATCGAAGGAGGCCACGAACAAGTCGACGAGACCGCGGGTGATCTGCAGATGGCGGCCCAGCACGTTCGCGACATGGGCTGTGCTGTACGAGAATCCGCATTGCCGCAGGTACTGACCGTAGGCGCGCAGCATCGCGGCCGACCGCCACTGGAGTCCGCATCGGATGATCAGTTCGTTGTAGTCGTCGACGTCTGCCGCGGCGAGCCAGATCTGACGGAAGCCCTCGGTGAAACGGTCCTCGAGGTCGTCGATGTGGTCGAGGTCGACCGACATCCCGGCGGCCAGCTGCACGATGAACTCGTAGGCCCAGCAGACGGTGTCGTCGGCGCGGCGGATCTCGTACGGATGTTCTTCGAGGGCGTCGAGTCCGAGGCTGTGCAGCACCGGCAGGACGTCGGTGAGGGTCGCCGACGCCCCGCACAGGTAGAGGGTGAACCGCCAACGGGCGTGGCCGCCCGGCCCGCGCTCCTCGGTGGCGTCGAGTGTCACCTCGAGGGCTCCCGGCTCGAGGGCGACGACCCGGATCAGGTCCTCGACGGCATCCTGCGGTTCACGGAGTTCCTTGTAGTCGTCGGACAGCGAGGGCAGCTGTCGCAGAAGGAGTTCGGGACCACCGTCCAGTGAGTCCAGGCGGTCGCCGATGTTCGCGGCGAGTTCACGGATGCGTTCGTCCCAGCTGCGGATGGCCGCCGCGAGCGCCGCCTGCATCCGGGCGTGTGCCGGTGACCCGGTGTCGACCGAGCCGAGCCCGGATGCGGTGGCCGGGTCGATGCAGACCAGCACCTGCAGGAGCGCGAGCGGCATCTCGCTCACCCGGGCCGTGTATTCCAGTGCGCTGCCGTGTAACTCGCCCATCAGCGCATGTTCGAGGGCGAGCCGACTCTGCGTGTTGTACCGGTCGCGGGGCAGATAGATGAGGGCGATCGCGGTCTTCCCGTCGAGATTGGTACGCACGAACAGGCGCAATGACCGGGTCGCGACGGCGTCGAGCATCTCGGTGACGCGTCGGGTGAGTTCTCCGGTGGTGGAGGCGAACATCTCCACCAGCGGATAGTTCTGCAGCAGCTCGATCATCGACTGGCCGGCGAAGGAGTCCTCGTCGACCCCGGCTCGCGCGAGGACGTCGTGCACCTTGGTGCGCAGCACCGGGACGTCGAGCACGGTCTGATGCAGGCCGGAGGAGGTCAGCGTGCCGAGGAAGCGGTGCTCGCCGTCGTGGTCGCCGTGCGAGTCGAAGGCCGGGACCTGAAGCAGTACAGGAAAATTCGACCGTTGGATGCCGGTGGCGACGAATACGCGGCTCGCTCGCGGGAGCAGCGGTCGCGCGGTGACCGACGGGAAGTCCCGGTTGATCGAGTCGGTGCGCCAGACACCGAGCCGTTCGTCACCCTCACCGGTTCCGTCGTTGCCCACGCGGGTGTACCCGAGGGGATGGAAGTGGTTCCCGGCGAACCACTCGAGGAGTTTGGCGTACTCGTGGCGATCGGTGTTGCCGATGCCGGTCGACTCGCGCAGCGGTGCCACGGACAGATCGGTGGCGCACGACGTCATCCGCGACCGCATCCGGGCGGAGTCGTGGTCGACGTCGCCCACCCGGGACACGACCTCGAGGAGATGCGAACGGAGTTCCTGCGGGTCGATGCCGGGATGACCGGCGAGGCCGCCGACGAAGATCCAGGACTCCCAGCCGGCACCGGGTACGTCGTCGATCGCCTCGAGCCGGCCGCCGGAGTCGCGTTGCACCGGCATCACCGGATGGTCCATGCGGCCGATCGTGAGGTCATGCGCCTCGACGGTCGCCAGGACCGCCTCCACCAGCATCGGCATGTCGTCGTTGACGACGACGATCTCGACCGCGCCGCCCTCGTCGATGACCACCTCGACGAGTGCCTGACCGGGGTCGCGCCGGGTTGCGACGTCAAGGTGACGCACCACCTGCTCGGCGGCGCTGTCGGTCGCCGAGCCATCGGCCCGGGACCTGAAGTAGTGGTTCACCGCGTCCGGCACGAGTGACGTCACATCGCCGATGCTAGTCACCCGTACCGGACGGGGATGGGATTAGTCGCGGGTGAGTTTGCGGTGCGTCACCCGATGCGGGCGGGCCGCGTCGGCGCCGAGGCGCTCGATCTTGTTGGCCTCATACGCCTCGAAGTTGCCCTCGAACCAGAACCACTGCCCTTCCTCGACGTTGCCCTCCCACGCCAGGATGTGGGTACAGGTGCGGTCGAGGAACCAGCGGTCGTGGCTGATGACCACGGCGCAGCCGGGGAAGTTCTCGAGGGCGTTCTCCAACGATCCCAGGGTTTCGACGTCGAGGTCGTTGGTCGGCTCGTCGAGGAGGATCAGGTTGCCGCCCTCTTTCAGCGTGAGCGCGAGGTTCAGGCGGTTGCGCTCACCACCGGAGAGGACCTCCGCGCGCTTCTGCTGATCCGGTCCCTTGAAGCCGAAGGCGCTCACGTAGGCGCGGGACGGCATCTCGTTCTGCCCGACCTCGATGTAGTCGAGTCCGTCGGAGACGACCTCCCACACCGTCTTCTTCGGGTCGATGTTGGCGCGGGACTGGTCGACGTAGCTCAGCTTGACCGTCTCGCCGACCTTCACGGTGCCCGAGTCCGGCTGCTCGAGACCGACGATGGTCTTGAACAGGGTCGTCTTACCGACGCCGTTGGGGCCGATCACGCCGACGATGCCGTTACGCGGCAGGGTGAACGACAGATCCTTGATCAGGACGCGACCCTCGAAACCCTTGTCGAGGTGGGAGACCTCGACCACCACGTCGCCCAGACGCGGCGGGGTGGGGATCTGGATCTCCTCGAAGTCGAGCTTGCGGGTCTTCTCGGCCTCCGCGGCCATCTCCTCGTAGCGGGCCAGACGGGCCTTGTTCTTGGTCTGGCGGGCCTTGGCACCCGACCGCACCCAGGCCAGTTCTTCCTTGAGGCGCTTCTGGAGCTTCTGGTCCTTCTTGCCCTGGACCTCGAGACGCTCGGCCTTCTTCTCCAGGTAGGTGGAGTAGTTGCCCTCGTAGGGGTGCAGCTTGCCGCGGTCGACCTCACAGATCCACTGCGCGACGTGATCGAGGAAGTACCGGTCGTGGGTCACGGCGAGGACGGCGCCCGGGTAGCTCGCGAGGAACTGCTCGAGCCACAGCACGCTCTCGGCGTCGAGGTGGTTGGTGGGCTCGTCGAGCAGCAGCAGGTCGGGCTTCTGCAGCAGCAGCTTGCACAGTGCGACGCGACGGCGCTCGCCACCGGAGAGGTGGGTGACCGGCGAGTCGGCGGGCGGGCAGCGCAGGGCGTCCATCGCCTGTTCGAGCTGCGAATCGAGGTCCCAGGCGTCGTTGTTGTCCAGGTCTTCCTGGAGTTTGCCCATCTCCTCCATCAGCTCGTCGGAGTAGTCGGTGGCGAGCTGTTCGGCGATCTCGTTGAAGCGGTCGAGCTTCACCTTGATCTCGCCCATGCCCTCTTCGACGTTCTCCTTGACCGTCTTCTCCTCGTTGAGGGGCGGCTCCTGGAGCAGGATGCCGACGGTGGCCTCGGGGTCGAGGAAGGCCTCGCCGTTCGACGGCTGGTCGAGGCCGGCCATGATCTTCAGGATCGACGACTTACCCGCGCCGTTGGGACCGACGACGCCGATCTTGGCGCCCGGGTAGAAGGACATGGTGACGTCGTCGAGGATGACCTTGTCGCCGTGCGCCTTGCGCACCTTCTTCATCGTATATATGAACTCTGCCATGTCTTAGCCTCTCTACCAGCGATTATTGGCTCATCTGCCGCGGCCCCTCCCGCAAATCCCCCGCATCGAATGGCGTGAGCACAGTGGAGGTGGGCCCTCGTGGCACAACAGCAACCCAGTCTAGTCACCGACTCCGCGGACCCCGCCGACGGGCGACGGCCGAGCCGAATCGCCCGGAGTGAAGTCGCGCGCGACGTCGATCAGGCCTGACGACCTCGGCCGGAGTCGCGTGGCCGGATCGAGTTCGCGTGCGACCTCGTTTCGCCGTCGGGCGTCGGCACGATGCCTTACGCCGCAGACGGGGCCGTCTCGCTGGTGACCGATTTCTCGTCTGTCAGCGGCACGCCGACGGCGACGCCGCGTTCCGACGACGGCGTCCCGCGGTAGGTGACGATGCACCGGCTCAGGTCGAGGCCTACCGCGACGGCGGTCATCTCGAGATCCGATCGGCGTGACCCGTCGGCCGCGGGATACTCGTTGGTCTTGATCTGGCCGTGGGCCATGACCGGCCGGCCCTTCGCGATGGCCAGTCCGACGCCGGCAAGCAGGCGACGCCAGCAGCTCACCGTCAGATACAGCGTTGGCCCGTCCATCCATTCGCCGGTGCGCTTGTCGATACGGCGCGAGGTGCAGGCAACGCGGAACGAGATCACGTCCTCGCCGGTGGTCGTCTGGCGTCGGCGGGGCTCGGACACAACGGTTCCGATGACGGTCGTGTACGTCTCAAACATGGTCGTCTCCTACTGGTGTCGGCCACGGGAAGTGTGGCCGCACCAGCATCTCTCCCGGCGTACACCGGAGACGGCGACGCGATGGGGCTGTGGAGAACTCCTCTGGGTTACCCACAGATCGCGGGTACACCTGGCGCGCCTGCCCATAGAATCCCGGAATGCGGATGCGAGTGTTCCTGGCCGGTCTGATCGCGGCAGTGGTGTTGGTGTCACCGACCTATTCGGCGCAGCCCCTCGCCGTCGCGGCACCGGCGGCGCAGCCGCCGTTGACGGGCCTGACCGACGCGATCGCCGGCCGCCTCGCCCTGGCCGACACGGTGGCCGCGACGAAGTGGGCATCAGGCGCGGCCATCGACGATCCCGCGCGCGAGCAGGTCGTCCTCAACACCGTGTCGCAGCTGGCCGTCGACCGCGGCCTCGAGCCCGCCTACGTACGCGGCGTGTTCCGCGACCAGATCGAGGCGAGCAAGACCGTGCAGCGCGGGCTGTTCGCCCAGTGGGGACTACCGGGACGAACGGCCCCGCCCGCCACTCCGGATCTCGGTCCGGTCCGGGCGGCGATCAACGAGTTCAACGTGGCCATCGTCGACGAACTGGCCGCCTCGAGAGGATTTGCGCGAAGCCTCCGTTGCCCGCCGGAGCTGGTCGCCGCGACCGGTTCCTCCGCGGCCGGCCTCGGCTTCGATCCGCTCCACGTCGCCGCCCTGATCCAGGCCGGGGCGTCGGTCTGCGTGGTGTCGACGGGGTCGAACTGAGTCCCGGTTGCAGGTCAGCCGCGCTTGTTGAGCTCCTTGAGCATGTCGTTGTAGTTCTCGAGCTCGGCGTCGTGGTCGCGGACCGCATTGCGGTCATAGCGTTTTGCCTGGCGGGTGTCGCTGCGCTGCCATTGGACCAGTAGGGCCAGCATGATGACGACGAGCGGGATCTCGCCTGCAGCCCAGGCGATTCCGCCACCGGCACGCTGATCGTCGAACAGGTTGTAGGTCCACGGCAGATTGAGCCCGCGATAGTAGCTCTCGGCGATGACTGCCGTGGTCATCATCAGGGCCACACCGAAGAAGGCATGGAAGGGCAACGAGCCCAGCACGATCCCCAGTTTCGCCACCGGTTTCACCTGACGCGGAGCGGGGTCGATGCCGATGACCAGCCAGTAGAACAGGTAGCCGCTGAGCAGGAAGTGCAGGTTCATCAGCAGGTGTGCCGCGTGGTACTGCACCACCGACTCGTACAGGCCGCCGAGGTAGAGGATGTAGAAGCTGCCGACGAACATGATGGCCGCGATCAGCGGGTGCGTCAGGAAGCGCGACGGCCCCGAGTGCACACCGGCCTGAATCCACTCGCGCGGCCCGGGCGGGTTGCCGCGGCCGGCGGGTGGCAGTGCGCGCAGCGCGAGGGTCACCGGACCGCCCAGCACCAGCAGCACGGGGATCATCATCGACATCAGCATGTGGGCGATCATGTGGACGCTGAACATCGCGGGGGCGTATCGGCCGAGGCCCGACGAGGTCGCCAGGAGCAGCAGCAGACATCCCAGGAGCCACGCGAAGGTGCGCCCGATCGGCCAGTCGTCACCGCGGCGCTTCAGCCGCACGACACCACGGAGGTAGACGACCGCCAGGACGATCGCGGCGAGACCGAAGATGAGATCGAACCGCCACTCGGTGAGGAAGCGGACGAAGGTCGGCGGACCGTCGATGTCGTAGCCGATGGTGTTCTCGACCGGGGAGACGTTCGCCGTGTCGAGGGCCGGCGGCGGGGTCCGGCTCAGGCCGACCGCGAGGCCGAAGGTGGCCGCGAACACGGCCAGCTCGACGAGCCCGAACCGCACGAACAGCGACGGCCGTTCCTCGGATTCGAGTTGGGCGATGGTCACGCGCCGATGCCATGCACCGAGCG harbors:
- the ettA gene encoding energy-dependent translational throttle protein EttA, yielding MAEFIYTMKKVRKAHGDKVILDDVTMSFYPGAKIGVVGPNGAGKSSILKIMAGLDQPSNGEAFLDPEATVGILLQEPPLNEEKTVKENVEEGMGEIKVKLDRFNEIAEQLATDYSDELMEEMGKLQEDLDNNDAWDLDSQLEQAMDALRCPPADSPVTHLSGGERRRVALCKLLLQKPDLLLLDEPTNHLDAESVLWLEQFLASYPGAVLAVTHDRYFLDHVAQWICEVDRGKLHPYEGNYSTYLEKKAERLEVQGKKDQKLQKRLKEELAWVRSGAKARQTKNKARLARYEEMAAEAEKTRKLDFEEIQIPTPPRLGDVVVEVSHLDKGFEGRVLIKDLSFTLPRNGIVGVIGPNGVGKTTLFKTIVGLEQPDSGTVKVGETVKLSYVDQSRANIDPKKTVWEVVSDGLDYIEVGQNEMPSRAYVSAFGFKGPDQQKRAEVLSGGERNRLNLALTLKEGGNLILLDEPTNDLDVETLGSLENALENFPGCAVVISHDRWFLDRTCTHILAWEGNVEEGQWFWFEGNFEAYEANKIERLGADAARPHRVTHRKLTRD
- a CDS encoding single-stranded DNA-binding protein, whose protein sequence is MFETYTTVIGTVVSEPRRRQTTTGEDVISFRVACTSRRIDKRTGEWMDGPTLYLTVSCWRRLLAGVGLAIAKGRPVMAHGQIKTNEYPAADGSRRSDLEMTAVAVGLDLSRCIVTYRGTPSSERGVAVGVPLTDEKSVTSETAPSAA
- a CDS encoding chorismate mutase; this translates as MRMRVFLAGLIAAVVLVSPTYSAQPLAVAAPAAQPPLTGLTDAIAGRLALADTVAATKWASGAAIDDPAREQVVLNTVSQLAVDRGLEPAYVRGVFRDQIEASKTVQRGLFAQWGLPGRTAPPATPDLGPVRAAINEFNVAIVDELAASRGFARSLRCPPELVAATGSSAAGLGFDPLHVAALIQAGASVCVVSTGSN
- a CDS encoding cytochrome c oxidase assembly protein, which translates into the protein MTRTSTSASPDQNRDAMNEPRGVVSAVLWASGWLAAIVAVAVTAVSASTALKLTGVPDPGPLTTYGLPALTAIGEFAAAIALGCAVFAAFFVPPQSDNVLDVGGYRAIRIAASSALVWSVCALLLMPLSASEVSGSPLSEAIKPVNLMNAYGQVAEVRTWFWTAVFALVAAIIARMVLKWGPTVAVIAFTIFSLMPSALAGHSSSGGNHDIATNSLILHLIGATLWLGGLAAVVVYSLASGRWRALAVRRFSRVAFWCIIVVGLSGVINALVRVPLDQLFSDTYGRLVIAKVVALAVLGALGAWHRRVTIAQLESEERPSLFVRFGLVELAVFAATFGLAVGLSRTPPPALDTANVSPVENTIGYDIDGPPTFVRFLTEWRFDLIFGLAAIVLAVVYLRGVVRLKRRGDDWPIGRTFAWLLGCLLLLLATSSGLGRYAPAMFSVHMIAHMLMSMMIPVLLVLGGPVTLALRALPPAGRGNPPGPREWIQAGVHSGPSRFLTHPLIAAIMFVGSFYILYLGGLYESVVQYHAAHLLMNLHFLLSGYLFYWLVIGIDPAPRQVKPVAKLGIVLGSLPFHAFFGVALMMTTAVIAESYYRGLNLPWTYNLFDDQRAGGGIAWAAGEIPLVVIMLALLVQWQRSDTRQAKRYDRNAVRDHDAELENYNDMLKELNKRG